The Ktedonobacteraceae bacterium genome has a window encoding:
- a CDS encoding choice-of-anchor Q domain-containing protein, with product MKYRTTFSLASWVRLLAFSCLLGFGLLSGTALARSKAHAATTLVVSDCSDDSQLQADVSQANTDNAGDSITFSCSGDIKLNDTLYITGSMTIDGSGQTITLDGYNQVQVISTSSSDLILNALTIANGSSVSGGGAIYNGGTLSISNSTLSNNSITQQFGSAGAIYNDGTLSISNSTLNNNSTPGAHASAGGISNYGTLSISNSTLSGNSTSGVAGAIYNDGTLSISNSTIANNSAADGGGIYNSSGTLSSDGSIVANNTGGDCLNFASLQDQGYNLDSDGSCFTAPTSLHTNPQLAALANNGGPTQTMALQQGSPAIDIIPTSSNLCPSTDQRGDVRPDDGESACDMGAYESNYASLSLNGTTVNATEGAAFSGAVASGTYAGSSKLSATINWGDGAHSRGIISGTGTFTVSGRHIYAEEGSYTISITVSAGKGNSVNVTSAATVSDAQLTLTHVQPRPLKNLFAALQASFTDADPHGQVGDYTATVNWGDGNTTQVNISKNPHGKGFVLTGVHQYTRKGTYSVILTVTDSGGSLATITVIMTVK from the coding sequence TTGAAGTACCGAACGACATTTTCTCTCGCCTCCTGGGTGCGCCTCCTCGCGTTCAGTTGCCTGCTGGGCTTTGGCTTGCTGAGCGGCACGGCGCTGGCCAGAAGCAAAGCCCATGCCGCAACCACCCTCGTCGTCAGTGATTGTAGCGATGATAGCCAGCTGCAAGCCGACGTCAGCCAGGCCAACACTGATAATGCTGGCGATAGCATTACCTTCAGTTGCAGCGGCGACATCAAGCTCAACGATACACTCTACATCACTGGCAGCATGACTATTGATGGCAGCGGGCAGACGATCACCCTGGATGGATACAATCAGGTGCAGGTGATCTCCACCTCCAGTAGCGACCTCATCCTCAACGCCCTCACCATCGCCAATGGCTCCTCTGTGAGCGGCGGCGGCGCCATCTACAACGGGGGCACGCTGAGTATCAGTAACAGTACACTGAGCAACAATTCCATTACCCAGCAGTTTGGTAGCGCCGGCGCCATCTACAACGATGGCACGCTGAGTATCAGCAATAGCACACTGAACAATAACTCCACTCCCGGCGCGCATGCCTCCGCCGGTGGCATCTCCAACTATGGTACGCTGAGCATCAGCAACAGTACACTGAGCGGCAATTCCACTTCCGGCGTCGCCGGCGCCATCTACAACGATGGCACCCTGAGCATCAGCAATAGCACCATCGCCAACAACTCGGCCGCCGACGGCGGCGGCATCTACAACAGTAGTGGCACGCTGAGCAGCGACGGCAGCATCGTGGCCAACAACACCGGCGGTGACTGCTTGAACTTTGCCAGCCTGCAGGACCAGGGCTACAACCTGGACAGCGATGGCAGTTGCTTCACGGCCCCAACGAGCCTGCACACCAACCCGCAGCTGGCCGCGCTGGCCAATAATGGCGGGCCAACTCAGACCATGGCCTTGCAGCAAGGCAGCCCGGCTATCGACATCATCCCTACCAGCAGCAATCTCTGTCCCAGCACCGATCAGCGCGGCGATGTTCGCCCCGACGATGGGGAGAGCGCCTGCGATATGGGCGCCTACGAGTCGAACTATGCCTCACTCAGTCTGAACGGAACCACCGTCAACGCCACCGAAGGCGCGGCTTTCAGTGGAGCAGTGGCCAGTGGCACCTACGCCGGCAGTAGCAAACTCTCGGCGACCATCAACTGGGGGGACGGCGCTCACAGTCGTGGCATCATCAGTGGCACAGGCACCTTTACGGTTAGTGGTCGCCATATCTATGCCGAGGAAGGCAGCTACACCATCAGCATCACCGTCAGCGCCGGTAAAGGCAATAGCGTTAACGTCACCAGTGCGGCAACGGTCAGCGATGCGCAACTCACGCTGACCCATGTGCAGCCCAGGCCATTGAAAAATCTGTTTGCGGCTCTGCAGGCCAGCTTCACTGATGCTGATCCTCACGGACAGGTCGGCGATTATACGGCCACTGTCAATTGGGGGGACGGCAATACCACCCAGGTGAACATCAGCAAAAATCCCCATGGCAAGGGCTTTGTGCTGACCGGGGTGCATCAGTATACCAGGAAAGGCACCTACAGTGTGATACTTACCGTCACGGATAGCGGTGGCAGCCTGGCAACAATCACCGTGATTATGACCGTCAAGTAA
- a CDS encoding alkaline phosphatase family protein: protein MKRYLRILLILVTLFVASNTLIQSRESIPRAHADSLIQHIVIMVKENRTFDNMFGTFPGANGATTYDCKGQILPMNHEPDHLKADLGHTWQNATAAYDNGLMDKFCKNVDAKQYGIDVSDAQFLQSDIPNYWQYAQTFALSDNFFSTILGPSFPNHIFTIAGEDNNVDGVVHNSKPRGTSGWGCDSPPQTRVEERNEYNQVTDVFPCFDFQTLGDLLDQAGITWKYYAPPQGVNGYSWSTYDTINHIRNGPDWTKNVVPYTQFASDAASGQLPQVSWLVQTGKISDHPPYSICKGENWTVSQINAIMGNPDEWASTAIILTWDDWGGFYDHVVPPQGPNPVIQYGFRVPTIVISPYAIPGYIDHTFFTFSSILKFVEDNWGLPSLTSLDGGSNDMMTSFNFNQQPLPPLVLQQRTCPAAPNYPDMVFDD, encoded by the coding sequence ATGAAAAGGTACCTGCGCATCCTGCTGATCCTCGTTACACTCTTTGTCGCAAGCAATACGCTCATTCAATCCAGGGAATCTATTCCACGTGCCCATGCTGATAGCCTCATTCAGCACATCGTGATCATGGTCAAGGAAAACAGAACGTTCGATAACATGTTCGGCACCTTTCCAGGAGCTAATGGGGCCACGACATATGACTGCAAAGGGCAAATACTTCCCATGAATCACGAACCTGACCACCTGAAGGCAGACCTGGGACACACCTGGCAGAATGCGACCGCCGCCTACGATAACGGGCTGATGGACAAATTTTGCAAGAACGTCGACGCAAAGCAGTACGGCATCGATGTCTCCGATGCGCAGTTCCTGCAATCTGATATCCCCAACTACTGGCAGTATGCCCAGACCTTCGCTCTCAGCGACAATTTCTTCTCCACCATCCTGGGGCCATCCTTTCCCAATCATATCTTCACTATTGCCGGAGAGGATAATAACGTAGATGGGGTGGTACATAACAGTAAACCACGTGGCACTTCAGGCTGGGGCTGTGACTCACCACCGCAAACGCGCGTAGAGGAACGCAACGAGTACAACCAGGTCACAGACGTATTTCCTTGTTTTGACTTCCAGACGCTCGGCGATTTGCTCGATCAGGCAGGTATAACATGGAAATACTACGCGCCACCTCAAGGCGTCAATGGCTATAGCTGGTCTACCTACGATACTATTAATCACATTCGCAATGGCCCGGACTGGACAAAGAATGTTGTGCCCTACACGCAATTTGCCAGTGACGCGGCGAGCGGTCAACTTCCACAGGTAAGCTGGCTGGTGCAGACCGGTAAAATTAGCGATCATCCACCCTATAGCATTTGCAAGGGCGAGAACTGGACGGTCTCGCAAATCAACGCCATCATGGGCAATCCAGACGAATGGGCGAGTACAGCAATCATACTCACCTGGGATGACTGGGGCGGATTCTACGATCACGTTGTTCCGCCGCAAGGCCCCAATCCCGTTATCCAATATGGTTTCAGAGTTCCGACAATCGTAATTTCACCGTATGCCATCCCTGGCTACATCGACCATACCTTCTTCACCTTCAGTTCCATTTTGAAGTTTGTGGAGGATAACTGGGGGTTGCCATCTCTTACAAGTCTGGATGGGGGTTCCAATGACATGATGACTTCTTTTAACTTCAATCAGCAACCCTTGCCACCCCTGGTGCTTCAACAAAGAACATGTCCGGCGGCACCGAATTACCCGGATATGGTCTTTGACGATTGA
- a CDS encoding alpha/beta hydrolase: MSNAEHIQAGYAEVNGTTLYYEVAGTGHPFILIHGHLLDRRSWDDQFDVFAQRYRVIRYDQRGFGDSGLITKGESYSDRQDLYELMKFLGIESAYLMGVSGGGALAIDFTLEHPEMVNALIPVTAGVSGFRPSEDMMKQYPDVVRMYTSLDKAFEQHDIARAVEISLELWTDGPGRLPGQAAPDVRERVREMTTRNWTRPDDEAQAETPPVRLEPPAIGRLSQIAVPTLVILGEWDGPNPLEQLVAEIPGAKTVVMAGAAHHPFMEKPAEFNQIVLDFLASLTS; this comes from the coding sequence ATGTCAAACGCAGAACACATCCAGGCGGGATACGCGGAGGTAAACGGCACAACACTGTACTATGAGGTTGCTGGTACAGGACATCCATTCATACTCATCCATGGACACCTTCTGGATAGAAGATCGTGGGATGATCAGTTCGATGTCTTTGCGCAACGATACCGGGTCATCCGCTATGACCAGCGAGGCTTTGGCGACTCAGGGTTAATTACAAAAGGAGAATCGTATTCTGATCGCCAGGACCTCTATGAACTGATGAAATTCCTGGGCATCGAGAGCGCCTATCTGATGGGAGTCTCTGGCGGGGGCGCGCTGGCAATCGACTTTACGCTTGAGCATCCTGAGATGGTCAACGCGCTGATCCCGGTCACAGCAGGCGTCAGCGGATTCCGGCCATCAGAAGACATGATGAAGCAGTATCCAGATGTAGTGCGCATGTATACGAGTCTGGATAAAGCTTTTGAGCAGCACGACATAGCGCGGGCGGTTGAAATCTCGCTCGAACTGTGGACGGATGGGCCGGGACGATTGCCGGGGCAGGCGGCTCCCGATGTGCGCGAGCGGGTACGCGAGATGACGACTCGCAACTGGACGCGGCCAGATGATGAGGCGCAGGCCGAGACACCACCGGTGCGATTAGAGCCACCGGCTATTGGTCGTCTTTCGCAGATTGCCGTCCCTACGCTCGTCATTCTAGGAGAGTGGGACGGGCCAAATCCGTTGGAGCAACTGGTAGCAGAAATCCCAGGAGCGAAAACGGTGGTCATGGCAGGAGCTGCTCATCATCCGTTTATGGAGAAGCCGGCTGAGTTCAACCAGATCGTGCTGGATTTCCTGGCATCGCTCACTTCGTAG
- a CDS encoding BTAD domain-containing putative transcriptional regulator, translated as MAAINLYLFGLPRIVYQGRAIEVVRRKALALVAYLALTHLPQSRDALATLLWPDLDQEHARAALRSTLPALTSLFPESWLTVDRQTIALKHELIWVDTAEFLALLAQGRSHQHPSDSLCPQCLSLLEHAIALYHDDFLTGFTIPDSVEYDDWQMFQRGWLRREYAGALRKVAGYYGGEGHYQEALAYARRWLSLDPLHEPAQRMMMQLYAANGQRAEALRQYSDCVAILDAELATPPEEETTALYKAIRANTVAALPKASAISPAYGVLPPLPSLVVGRERVLQDLKERAGIGGELRPVTVVQGWPGVGKSTIVAALAHDPDIAQAFPDGVLWTSLGEAPDLLAELMVWAGSLHLTTPGQVPQLETITAQLTAALRDRRMLLIIDDLWQVEHAAPFKVGGHGCALVMTSRLNDVAQALAPTSTDLYRLPVLSDEPALELLGILSPKTVVDYPDEARALVRDLEGLPLAIQVAGRLLQNEVRLGWGVGELLAELREGAGLLAAQAPSDVVGAGRDTTPTIAALLKRSTDALDPETRERFAYLGMFAPKPATFSLQVMAVAWGIDDPRPTIRALVNRGLLEPVSGGRFQLHALLALHARSLLEE; from the coding sequence ATGGCGGCTATTAACCTGTATTTATTCGGCCTACCTCGCATAGTCTATCAGGGACGGGCGATTGAGGTCGTCCGTCGCAAGGCTCTCGCACTGGTCGCCTATCTTGCGTTAACGCATTTACCACAGAGTCGTGATGCATTGGCAACCCTGCTCTGGCCTGATCTCGATCAAGAACACGCGCGTGCGGCACTGCGCAGTACGCTCCCCGCGTTGACTTCGCTCTTCCCTGAAAGCTGGCTCACAGTTGATCGTCAGACGATCGCGCTCAAACACGAGCTAATCTGGGTGGATACGGCAGAATTCCTGGCATTACTGGCGCAAGGCCGGTCGCACCAGCACCCATCAGACAGCTTATGTCCCCAATGTCTTAGCCTGCTCGAACATGCGATTGCTCTATACCACGATGATTTCTTGACCGGCTTCACGATTCCGGATAGCGTCGAGTATGATGATTGGCAGATGTTTCAAAGGGGGTGGCTGCGGCGAGAATATGCGGGAGCGTTACGTAAGGTGGCAGGATATTATGGCGGGGAGGGCCACTACCAGGAGGCCTTAGCGTACGCGCGTCGCTGGCTTTCCCTCGATCCTCTGCACGAGCCTGCGCAACGCATGATGATGCAACTGTATGCCGCCAACGGGCAGCGAGCCGAGGCATTGCGCCAGTATAGCGATTGTGTTGCGATCCTCGATGCCGAACTGGCTACGCCGCCCGAGGAGGAAACCACAGCTCTGTACAAAGCTATCAGAGCCAATACAGTCGCGGCTTTGCCAAAGGCTAGCGCCATTTCCCCGGCTTACGGAGTTTTGCCACCGCTGCCTTCCCTGGTGGTTGGGCGCGAGCGAGTGTTACAGGATCTCAAAGAACGGGCCGGCATCGGCGGTGAATTGCGGCCCGTAACGGTTGTGCAAGGCTGGCCTGGTGTGGGCAAAAGCACCATCGTGGCAGCGCTGGCGCATGATCCTGATATCGCACAGGCTTTCCCCGATGGCGTCCTCTGGACGTCGCTGGGCGAAGCACCTGATCTGCTGGCAGAACTGATGGTCTGGGCCGGGTCCCTGCATCTCACCACCCCTGGACAGGTTCCCCAGTTGGAGACAATTACCGCCCAACTCACTGCCGCCTTACGCGACCGGCGGATGCTGCTGATCATCGATGATCTCTGGCAAGTGGAACATGCCGCACCGTTCAAGGTTGGTGGGCATGGCTGCGCCCTGGTCATGACCAGCCGCCTGAATGATGTGGCTCAGGCCCTGGCTCCAACATCGACTGACCTGTATCGCTTGCCGGTCCTTTCCGATGAACCGGCCCTCGAACTTCTCGGCATCCTGTCACCCAAAACAGTTGTCGATTACCCGGACGAAGCACGCGCCCTGGTGCGCGACCTGGAAGGGCTGCCGCTTGCTATTCAAGTGGCCGGGCGATTATTGCAAAATGAAGTTCGCCTCGGCTGGGGAGTGGGCGAATTACTCGCCGAACTGCGTGAAGGCGCGGGATTGCTCGCAGCTCAAGCTCCCAGCGACGTAGTCGGTGCCGGGCGCGATACGACGCCCACCATTGCTGCCTTGCTCAAACGCAGCACCGATGCGCTTGATCCCGAGACGCGCGAGCGCTTCGCCTACCTGGGAATGTTCGCCCCCAAACCTGCTACCTTCTCTTTGCAGGTCATGGCTGTCGCCTGGGGCATAGACGACCCGCGCCCCACCATCCGTGCCCTCGTCAATCGCGGACTATTGGAACCGGTCAGCGGCGGGCGGTTTCAACTGCATGCTCTCCTTGCATTGCACGCCCGTTCGCTTCTGGAGGAGTGA
- a CDS encoding tetratricopeptide repeat protein, whose protein sequence is MEQAPRLRAAQYRLAQYYLEQLQAAERAYQLGGESAVQALSLFDLEREQVQLWHAWSVAHAGQDEKASALCSAYAGACPDIYKLRLLPQDYLRWLEAGLIAARRFSDRRVELMLLLDLTETHMRVAEYERAVEYAGQALPIARLIHDEPLLALSLNTYGNALRSQRQYEEAQKCYEESLLLYEKIGDRRGMAEVLNNLGVLAIYTRKNDAAQLYLEQCLTLNREIGNQEGAATCLNNLGYLANRLEQYRTAGDYLEQALALFRVLGDIAGTAMALTNLGLAAYYQDAYALAKNYLEQSLDAAHTAGILEREILCLYRLGEVTMTQGDLISAQAYFEQSLTRDPEPSSSLLADILSNLAIIYQQLHRDDRVRPALREALEAAFRFAGENDKLNVLCRAARLWVLQGKPLQAATWLGLVENQAHPAIKMAEIKRSIRLARAECEAALSPEQFASAWEAGKCLNLDAVLAEILGELQDI, encoded by the coding sequence ATGGAACAAGCACCACGCCTGCGGGCCGCGCAATACCGTCTCGCGCAGTACTACCTGGAGCAGTTACAGGCGGCAGAGCGAGCTTATCAGTTGGGCGGTGAAAGCGCGGTTCAGGCGCTGAGCTTGTTTGATCTGGAACGTGAACAGGTGCAGCTGTGGCACGCATGGAGCGTAGCACACGCCGGACAGGATGAAAAGGCATCCGCATTGTGTAGTGCTTACGCGGGAGCTTGTCCGGATATTTACAAACTCCGCCTGCTTCCTCAGGACTATCTGCGCTGGCTTGAAGCTGGTCTCATCGCTGCACGCCGGTTCAGCGATCGACGCGTGGAATTGATGCTGTTACTCGATTTAACTGAAACACATATGCGGGTCGCCGAGTATGAAAGGGCCGTTGAGTATGCCGGGCAGGCTCTTCCCATTGCCCGGCTCATCCATGATGAGCCTCTGCTTGCCCTCAGCCTGAACACGTATGGCAACGCTCTCAGGAGCCAGAGGCAGTATGAGGAAGCCCAAAAATGTTATGAAGAAAGCCTTCTTCTCTATGAAAAGATCGGTGATCGCCGGGGGATGGCGGAGGTCCTGAATAATCTCGGCGTACTTGCCATTTACACACGGAAGAATGACGCCGCGCAGCTCTACCTGGAACAATGCCTCACACTCAATCGGGAAATCGGGAATCAGGAAGGGGCCGCAACTTGCCTCAACAACCTGGGCTATCTGGCCAACCGGCTTGAACAATATCGTACCGCCGGCGATTACCTGGAGCAGGCTCTTGCTCTCTTCCGTGTGCTTGGAGATATCGCTGGCACAGCTATGGCGCTGACAAATCTAGGGCTGGCCGCGTATTATCAGGATGCCTATGCGCTCGCCAAAAATTACCTGGAGCAAAGTCTTGATGCGGCTCACACGGCTGGCATTCTGGAAAGAGAGATCTTATGCTTGTACAGGCTGGGTGAGGTGACGATGACTCAGGGGGATCTGATCAGCGCGCAGGCGTATTTCGAGCAGAGTCTTACTCGCGATCCCGAACCATCCAGTAGTCTGCTGGCGGACATCTTAAGCAATCTCGCCATCATTTATCAGCAGCTTCATCGAGATGACCGTGTCCGTCCGGCATTGCGAGAAGCATTGGAAGCGGCATTCCGCTTTGCGGGTGAAAACGATAAACTGAACGTTCTATGCAGAGCGGCGCGTCTCTGGGTACTACAGGGCAAACCGCTGCAGGCAGCGACCTGGTTAGGGCTGGTTGAAAATCAGGCGCACCCTGCCATCAAGATGGCGGAAATCAAGCGAAGCATACGTCTTGCACGAGCAGAGTGTGAAGCGGCACTTTCGCCAGAGCAGTTTGCCTCCGCCTGGGAAGCGGGGAAATGTCTGAACCTGGATGCCGTGCTAGCGGAAATCCTGGGCGAACTGCAAGACATCTGA
- a CDS encoding phosphosulfolactate synthase, producing the protein MSERAFPFIRMNERAGKPRTRGITEIRGPYYTPMGKRYLEDILETMGDYVDSLKFAGGSFTLMPEKQLREIIDLAHRYNVLVSTGGFIEHVLTQGPEIVNRYIEECRNVGFDILEISSGFITIPVDDWLRLVEKVQKTGLKAKPEVGIQFGAGGASAAEELESEGTRDVEWAIGQARRFLEAGAYMIMLESEGITENVKTWRTDAAAKIIGALGLEKVMFEAADPEVFAWYIKNYGPEVNLFVDHSQIVQLECLRAGIWGTKSLWGRVLTYKG; encoded by the coding sequence ATGAGCGAACGTGCATTTCCATTTATTCGTATGAACGAGCGCGCGGGCAAGCCGCGCACACGAGGTATCACCGAAATTCGGGGACCATACTATACACCCATGGGCAAACGCTACCTGGAAGATATCCTGGAGACGATGGGTGATTACGTCGACTCGTTGAAATTCGCGGGCGGATCATTCACACTGATGCCGGAAAAGCAACTACGAGAAATCATTGATCTTGCGCATCGCTACAATGTGCTGGTCTCCACCGGCGGCTTCATCGAGCATGTGCTTACCCAGGGACCCGAGATAGTAAACCGCTACATTGAAGAGTGCCGTAACGTGGGCTTCGATATTCTCGAAATCTCCAGCGGCTTCATCACCATTCCGGTCGACGACTGGCTGCGGCTGGTCGAGAAGGTGCAGAAAACGGGACTCAAGGCCAAGCCGGAAGTCGGGATTCAGTTTGGCGCGGGCGGCGCCAGTGCTGCCGAGGAGCTTGAGTCCGAGGGCACCAGGGACGTGGAATGGGCCATCGGGCAGGCCAGGAGATTTCTAGAGGCCGGTGCCTATATGATTATGCTCGAGTCCGAGGGGATTACCGAAAACGTCAAAACATGGCGAACCGATGCCGCGGCCAAAATCATTGGCGCTCTGGGCTTAGAGAAGGTGATGTTCGAGGCCGCCGACCCGGAAGTGTTCGCGTGGTATATCAAGAATTACGGGCCTGAAGTCAACCTCTTCGTCGATCATAGCCAGATTGTTCAACTGGAATGCTTGCGAGCAGGGATATGGGGAACCAAGAGCCTGTGGGGGCGCGTCCTGACATATAAAGGATAG
- a CDS encoding LysR family transcriptional regulator — MKGTPMEFYQLTYFLAAAQTQNFRKAAELCLVAQSALSRQIAALEDELEVELFTRNKKRVALTPAGQEFAIYVRNAMEQLQEGQQFLAELRAGERGTIRIGCIESLASAFLPSLFASFHRQFPNVRLKVSVNHTDELVTAVEQGEVELGLILDPRLQSELLIVKELFRQPLHLLISAQHPLAQAKTAAVTLEQITTEPMILLDETSRMGQITKRIFFQRGVPLHPLIEIESVEGLKEMVRQGIGVTLTLPALIRPSQVGNDLVLLPVSDLREEFIFALVYRRVGSISRAAREFIQMIVRQATASFREV; from the coding sequence ATGAAAGGAACCCCGATGGAGTTCTACCAGCTTACCTATTTTCTGGCCGCGGCCCAGACACAAAACTTTCGCAAAGCGGCTGAATTGTGCCTGGTAGCGCAATCCGCGTTGAGTCGCCAGATCGCGGCGCTGGAGGACGAATTAGAGGTCGAACTCTTCACGCGCAACAAGAAGCGGGTGGCGTTGACCCCGGCAGGGCAGGAATTTGCCATCTACGTGAGAAATGCGATGGAGCAGCTACAGGAGGGCCAGCAATTTCTGGCCGAGTTGCGGGCGGGCGAGCGCGGCACGATTCGCATTGGCTGCATCGAATCGCTGGCCAGCGCGTTTCTGCCATCTCTCTTTGCCTCTTTTCACCGGCAATTTCCCAATGTGCGCTTGAAGGTGAGCGTGAACCATACAGATGAGTTGGTTACAGCGGTAGAGCAGGGCGAAGTGGAACTTGGCCTGATCCTTGATCCGAGATTGCAATCGGAGTTGCTGATCGTCAAAGAGTTATTTCGCCAGCCGCTGCACCTGCTCATTTCGGCTCAACATCCGTTGGCTCAGGCAAAGACTGCGGCAGTTACATTGGAGCAGATCACGACAGAACCCATGATACTACTGGATGAAACTTCGCGCATGGGTCAGATCACTAAAAGAATCTTTTTTCAACGGGGAGTGCCACTTCATCCTCTCATTGAAATAGAATCGGTTGAGGGACTGAAAGAGATGGTCAGGCAGGGCATAGGCGTGACGCTGACCCTTCCCGCTCTGATTCGTCCATCTCAGGTTGGCAATGACCTGGTGCTGTTACCGGTTAGCGATTTGCGAGAGGAGTTTATTTTCGCGCTGGTCTACAGGCGCGTCGGGTCTATTTCGCGGGCGGCGCGGGAGTTTATTCAGATGATTGTGCGACAAGCGACGGCTTCTTTTCGTGAGGTCTGA
- a CDS encoding MmgE/PrpD family protein → MTQVEQLAAFVERMRYEDLSEEASQQLKIHMLDALGCAFGALEGPPIALIREQLQDFGGKPLATLIGDGKNAPDRAAFYNSALVRYLDFNDSYLAKKETCHPSDNLGAVLAASEYAHGNGKQLLTALAIAYQVQCRLSDVAPVRAKGFDHTTQGAYAVAAGVSKALGLDQKRTANAIAISGTAYNALRVTRTGSLSNWKGLAYPDTAFGATHAAFLAMRGISGPLEVFEGNKGFMDSIAGHFEMDWSKENLEAVRRTSVKKYNAEFHSQTALEGVLELRAAHHLRAEEIESVNIDIFDVAYNIIGGGEEGDKRQIHTKEEADHSLPYIVAVALLDGEVTPEQYAPERIVRQDVQSLLRKVTIRPDDELSKRFPDEMPCRIQITLKNGQTFHVEKQDYEGFYTRPMSWEQVIAKFERLAAPYTDATQRASIIETVAGLETKDVVELTALLGTSTVHIH, encoded by the coding sequence ATGACACAGGTTGAACAACTTGCCGCCTTCGTAGAACGCATGCGGTATGAAGACCTTTCCGAGGAAGCAAGCCAGCAGCTCAAGATTCACATGCTCGACGCCCTCGGCTGCGCTTTTGGTGCGCTTGAGGGGCCACCCATCGCGCTGATAAGGGAGCAGCTTCAGGATTTCGGTGGCAAACCCCTGGCGACGTTGATTGGCGATGGGAAAAACGCGCCCGACCGCGCTGCTTTTTACAACTCGGCGCTGGTGCGCTACCTCGACTTCAATGATAGCTACCTTGCCAAAAAGGAAACCTGCCACCCCAGCGATAATCTTGGGGCGGTGCTGGCCGCGAGCGAGTATGCGCATGGCAACGGCAAGCAACTCCTGACGGCCCTCGCCATCGCCTACCAGGTACAGTGCCGGCTCTCAGATGTAGCTCCGGTGCGCGCGAAGGGCTTCGACCACACAACGCAGGGAGCTTACGCGGTGGCCGCCGGTGTGAGTAAGGCGCTCGGCCTCGATCAGAAGAGAACCGCGAACGCTATTGCAATAAGCGGAACGGCTTACAATGCCCTGCGTGTCACGCGAACTGGAAGCCTCTCTAACTGGAAAGGATTGGCCTATCCTGACACTGCCTTCGGCGCCACCCATGCCGCCTTCCTCGCCATGCGCGGTATTAGCGGCCCCCTGGAAGTCTTCGAGGGAAACAAGGGCTTCATGGACTCCATTGCCGGGCACTTTGAAATGGATTGGAGTAAGGAGAACCTCGAGGCCGTCCGGCGCACGAGCGTCAAGAAGTACAACGCGGAGTTCCACTCGCAGACCGCGCTCGAAGGCGTTCTTGAACTGCGCGCTGCCCATCACCTGCGTGCAGAAGAGATCGAGAGCGTTAACATCGACATTTTTGATGTCGCCTATAACATCATCGGCGGGGGTGAAGAGGGTGATAAGCGACAGATACACACCAAGGAAGAGGCCGATCACAGCCTGCCCTATATAGTGGCAGTTGCCCTGCTGGATGGCGAGGTGACGCCTGAGCAATACGCGCCGGAGCGCATCGTGCGCCAGGATGTGCAAAGCCTGTTGCGCAAGGTAACGATCCGGCCTGACGACGAATTGAGCAAACGTTTCCCGGATGAAATGCCCTGCCGCATCCAAATCACGCTCAAAAATGGGCAAACATTCCATGTAGAGAAGCAGGACTACGAGGGATTTTACACACGTCCAATGTCGTGGGAGCAGGTCATCGCCAAATTCGAGCGGCTGGCCGCACCATACACGGACGCCACACAACGCGCCTCAATCATAGAGACTGTGGCCGGCCTGGAAACGAAAGATGTAGTGGAGTTGACCGCATTATTGGGCACATCTACTGTGCATATCCATTAA